The Flavobacterium sp. HJ-32-4 genome contains a region encoding:
- a CDS encoding DUF1456 family protein: MDNNDILKKLRVALQLRDDQIVEILELVDFRISKGEVGNFFRNADHPKYVSCGDQVLRNFLNGLVLHLRGPREAPKDPKTVLAATAPKAKKPTTPTPKAPASKKPASKPRNAKKTPVVENVRFKNGKKTPKNT, from the coding sequence ATGGATAACAACGATATATTGAAAAAACTGCGGGTAGCCCTGCAGCTGCGCGACGACCAGATCGTCGAGATACTCGAACTGGTAGACTTCCGGATTTCAAAAGGAGAAGTCGGGAATTTCTTCCGCAACGCCGATCACCCGAAATACGTTTCCTGCGGCGACCAGGTGTTGCGTAACTTCCTCAACGGACTCGTCCTCCATCTGCGGGGTCCACGCGAGGCGCCGAAAGATCCCAAAACCGTGCTGGCCGCAACGGCACCGAAGGCTAAAAAACCCACTACTCCCACACCAAAAGCACCCGCCTCCAAAAAACCGGCGTCCAAACCCCGGAATGCGAAGAAGACCCCGGTAGTAGAAAATGTACGTTTCAAAAACGGCAAGAAAACGCCGAAGAATACGTAA
- a CDS encoding thiamine diphosphokinase — protein sequence MSSHHIVRDDQEPALIIANGAPCSDELLGQLLEWQPLVIVLDSAIERVLPLGIKIDVLLGDFDRGFDPEVYREQQYPLDIVYAPNQDKTDLEKAFDYLIDRGIPAANVVWATGKRADHTITNLTSIIQYRNRLHITILDDHSKVFMLPRSYRKWYPEGTNLSLIPIGTVTGITTDNLVWSLQNDSLSIGYRTGSSNRVAQDGIVAIDHVEGDLLLMECYD from the coding sequence ATGTCTTCCCACCACATCGTACGTGACGACCAGGAACCGGCACTGATCATCGCCAACGGCGCACCGTGTAGCGACGAATTACTCGGCCAGTTACTGGAGTGGCAACCGTTGGTCATCGTGTTGGATTCCGCTATCGAACGGGTGCTGCCTTTAGGAATCAAAATCGATGTGTTACTAGGGGATTTTGACCGTGGTTTTGATCCGGAAGTGTATCGCGAGCAACAGTATCCTTTGGACATCGTCTACGCTCCCAACCAGGACAAAACCGATCTTGAAAAAGCGTTCGACTATTTGATCGACCGGGGCATTCCAGCGGCAAATGTCGTTTGGGCCACAGGGAAGCGCGCCGATCATACCATCACCAACCTTACGAGTATCATCCAATACCGAAACAGGCTGCATATTACCATATTGGATGACCATTCGAAGGTGTTCATGCTGCCGAGAAGCTACCGAAAATGGTATCCGGAAGGCACCAACCTGTCGTTGATTCCGATTGGGACAGTAACGGGGATTACTACCGATAACCTTGTATGGTCGCTACAAAACGACAGCCTGTCGATTGGCTACCGTACCGGCAGCAGCAACCGTGTGGCACAGGATGGCATTGTGGCGATCGACCACGTCGAAGGCGACTTATTGCTCATGGAATGTTACGACTGA
- a CDS encoding Hsp20/alpha crystallin family protein, translated as MNMVKRTNGTWFPSFLDDVLRPDFLGGVQSFHPLTPAVNIRETDTAFFIEVAVPGKKKEDIKLEVDKNILTISSEEQTQHEEINERYTRREFAYGSFRRSFTLPKTVSDDQIEASYEAGVLKLTLPKRLEALPKPKRTIEIG; from the coding sequence ATGAATATGGTTAAGCGCACAAACGGTACCTGGTTTCCTTCTTTTTTGGATGACGTATTGCGTCCGGATTTTCTGGGGGGCGTACAAAGTTTCCATCCGTTAACTCCGGCGGTCAATATCCGCGAAACCGACACAGCCTTTTTCATTGAGGTCGCCGTACCCGGCAAAAAGAAAGAGGATATCAAACTGGAAGTCGACAAGAACATCCTGACGATTTCGTCCGAAGAGCAAACCCAGCATGAAGAGATCAACGAACGCTATACGCGCCGTGAGTTTGCGTATGGCAGTTTCCGTCGTTCGTTCACCCTGCCTAAGACGGTGAGCGACGACCAGATAGAGGCGTCATATGAAGCGGGTGTCCTGAAGCTGACCCTGCCGAAACGCCTCGAAGCGTTGCCGAAGCCGAAGCGTACTATTGAGATCGGCTAA
- a CDS encoding TerB family tellurite resistance protein, which translates to MICVFLLKVRKSMENYEERISLLHDMIAFSVVDGMLHKKEYDFLWMIANDLGIDKSTFDGMFHREEYPTVIRSEFERIKQFYRLALLMHIDGILHEKEETTLAQACINMGLNPAATRRILHLMKQSPDRVVDADTLFAAFRAQQN; encoded by the coding sequence GTGATTTGTGTATTTTTGCTAAAAGTACGTAAATCGATGGAGAACTACGAAGAAAGAATCAGCCTGTTGCACGATATGATTGCCTTTTCGGTCGTCGACGGCATGTTACATAAAAAGGAGTACGATTTCCTTTGGATGATCGCAAACGACCTGGGAATTGACAAGTCTACGTTTGATGGGATGTTCCACCGGGAAGAATACCCGACCGTGATACGTTCGGAGTTCGAGCGCATCAAGCAGTTTTACCGGTTGGCGTTGCTGATGCATATCGACGGTATCCTGCATGAAAAGGAAGAAACGACCCTTGCGCAGGCATGTATCAACATGGGGCTTAATCCCGCGGCGACGCGACGCATCCTGCACCTTATGAAGCAATCACCGGATCGGGTGGTAGACGCGGACACCCTGTTTGCTGCTTTTCGCGCACAACAAAACTAA
- the lysA gene encoding diaminopimelate decarboxylase has protein sequence MQPNFLLQLAETYGSPLYVYDADKIESQYHRLANAFAKVPRLRIHYAVKALSNISVLALFKKLGGGLDTVSLQEVQLGLHAGFPPEAIMYTPNGVSFEEIEEVAMLGVQVNIDNLSILEHFGAKHPTIPVCIRINPHVMAGGNSNISVGHIDSKFGISIHQMPHVLRIVENTGMHINGIHMHTGSDILDIEVFLYASEILFDAARHFHELDFIDFGSGFKVPYAKDDISTNIEELGKKLTKRFLAFEKEYGRDLTLCFEPGKFLVSEAGFFLTKVNVVKQTTSTVFAGVDTGFNHLIRPMFYGSKHQIENVSNPKGKERFYTVVGYICETDTFANNRRIQEIKEGDILCFRNAGAYCFSMSSNYNSRYRPAEVLWRNGQAALIRERENFDDLLRHQVLVEL, from the coding sequence ATGCAGCCAAACTTTTTACTACAGCTTGCCGAAACCTACGGCAGTCCCCTTTACGTATACGACGCCGATAAAATCGAATCGCAGTACCACCGCCTGGCGAACGCCTTTGCGAAAGTACCGCGGCTGCGTATCCACTATGCGGTAAAGGCGTTGTCCAATATAAGTGTATTGGCATTGTTTAAGAAACTCGGCGGCGGACTCGACACGGTTTCGCTACAGGAAGTACAACTGGGACTCCACGCCGGATTTCCACCCGAAGCCATCATGTATACACCCAACGGCGTGTCGTTTGAAGAAATCGAAGAGGTGGCCATGCTGGGTGTGCAGGTGAACATCGACAACCTGTCTATCCTCGAGCATTTTGGTGCCAAACACCCCACCATCCCGGTCTGCATCCGGATCAATCCGCACGTAATGGCGGGCGGTAACTCCAACATTTCCGTCGGCCATATAGACAGCAAATTCGGGATTTCTATCCACCAGATGCCCCACGTGCTGCGAATTGTGGAAAACACCGGTATGCACATCAACGGCATCCACATGCACACCGGGTCCGACATCCTGGATATTGAGGTGTTCCTATATGCTTCTGAAATACTATTTGACGCGGCCCGTCATTTCCATGAGTTGGATTTTATCGATTTTGGCAGCGGGTTCAAAGTACCGTATGCTAAAGATGATATTTCGACCAACATCGAGGAACTCGGCAAAAAACTGACCAAACGTTTCCTCGCGTTCGAGAAAGAATACGGTCGCGACCTCACCCTCTGCTTCGAACCGGGAAAATTCCTGGTGAGCGAAGCCGGTTTCTTCCTTACCAAAGTCAATGTGGTCAAGCAAACGACATCCACGGTGTTTGCCGGCGTCGACACCGGGTTCAACCACCTGATCCGTCCGATGTTCTACGGCTCGAAACACCAAATCGAAAACGTATCCAACCCAAAAGGAAAAGAACGTTTTTATACGGTTGTGGGGTATATCTGTGAGACGGATACCTTCGCGAACAACCGTCGCATCCAGGAAATAAAAGAAGGTGACATCCTATGTTTCCGCAATGCAGGCGCCTATTGCTTCTCAATGTCATCCAATTACAATTCCCGCTACCGTCCGGCCGAAGTATTGTGGCGAAACGGACAGGCAGCACTCATCCGCGAACGCGAAAACTTCGACGACCTGCTGCGTCATCAAGTACTTGTAGAATTGTAA
- a CDS encoding alpha/beta fold hydrolase, whose translation MEKKRRFRKRYVAAVVFLVYVVMCQSCMTMKYSHKETAAYFAKSHVAYHDSTLVFGDRNIHYIETGDKTKPTLYFIHGSPGSWTAFETYLTDSLLLSKYRMVSFDRPGFGDSNYGDVENLPTQAARLSNAIAVLDNGQPCVLIGHSMGGPVVLKIASLHPDRYENVVVLSGSVDPQAENPEKWRPVIATAPLRYLIPGAMRMSNDELWLLKTDLYGLQANLKKITSRVLIVHGTKDPLVPYENVAFMRRELENAKTLNVITIPNANHFIPWEHFDEIRDALFKLPLH comes from the coding sequence ATGGAAAAGAAACGCAGGTTCCGGAAGCGCTATGTGGCGGCCGTCGTGTTTTTAGTGTATGTCGTCATGTGCCAGTCGTGTATGACGATGAAATATTCCCACAAAGAAACAGCGGCCTATTTTGCCAAAAGTCACGTGGCGTATCATGATAGCACGCTGGTGTTCGGGGATCGCAACATCCACTACATTGAAACAGGAGACAAGACAAAACCTACGTTGTATTTCATCCATGGTTCACCGGGGAGTTGGACGGCCTTTGAAACCTACCTGACCGATTCGCTGCTGCTTTCGAAATACCGGATGGTCTCCTTTGACCGACCGGGTTTTGGGGATAGTAACTATGGCGACGTCGAAAACCTGCCGACCCAGGCCGCGCGTCTGTCAAACGCTATCGCCGTACTTGACAACGGCCAACCCTGTGTGTTGATTGGCCATTCGATGGGCGGGCCGGTGGTGTTGAAGATCGCGTCGTTGCATCCGGACCGGTATGAAAACGTGGTCGTGCTGTCGGGTTCGGTGGATCCGCAGGCCGAGAATCCGGAAAAATGGCGCCCGGTTATTGCCACGGCCCCCTTGCGGTATTTGATTCCCGGCGCGATGCGTATGTCAAACGATGAACTTTGGTTGTTAAAGACGGATCTGTATGGGTTACAAGCCAACCTGAAAAAAATCACCTCGCGGGTGTTGATTGTCCACGGCACGAAAGATCCGCTGGTGCCGTATGAGAACGTGGCGTTTATGAGGAGGGAACTGGAGAATGCTAAAACGCTGAACGTCATCACCATCCCGAATGCCAACCACTTCATTCCGTGGGAACACTTTGATGAAATCCGGGACGCTTTGTTTAAACTTCCCCTTCACTAA
- a CDS encoding alpha/beta hydrolase yields the protein MIRILLFTALLVFVMVRVHAQGSTASPRVSTFTIDAPQLGGPRKIWLYLPKSYTSDKKKRYPVLYLHDAQNLFDTKTSFAGEWEVDETLDSLNANIIVVGIENGGEKRLSELTPYPHEKYGGGGADAYIDFIVQTLKPHIDRVYRTKTTRKNTAIGGSSLGGLVSFYAGLRHPDIFGKVLAFSPSFWFSNAIYDLAEKQEKIRMKVYFLCGDSESEEMVPDVDRMVRLLDTKRCYCEKLTNKVVVKGGKHNEKLWREGFRNAILWLY from the coding sequence ATGATCCGCATTCTGCTCTTCACCGCGCTTTTGGTGTTTGTGATGGTTCGCGTACACGCCCAGGGAAGCACGGCCTCGCCCCGGGTCTCAACCTTTACGATTGATGCCCCACAACTCGGCGGCCCGCGTAAAATCTGGCTCTACCTGCCGAAATCCTACACCTCTGATAAAAAGAAACGCTATCCCGTCTTATACCTCCATGACGCCCAGAACCTGTTTGACACCAAAACGTCGTTTGCCGGCGAATGGGAAGTCGACGAAACGCTGGACAGCCTGAACGCCAACATCATCGTGGTCGGTATCGAAAACGGCGGCGAGAAACGACTGTCGGAACTCACGCCCTACCCCCACGAAAAATACGGCGGCGGCGGCGCGGATGCCTATATCGATTTCATCGTGCAGACGCTGAAGCCACACATCGATCGGGTGTACCGCACGAAAACGACACGAAAAAATACGGCAATCGGGGGCAGCTCGTTGGGCGGACTCGTCTCGTTCTACGCCGGGCTGCGACATCCTGACATTTTCGGCAAGGTATTGGCCTTTTCACCGTCTTTCTGGTTCAGCAACGCCATCTATGACCTGGCGGAAAAACAGGAAAAGATCCGAATGAAGGTCTACTTCCTGTGCGGCGACAGCGAAAGCGAGGAAATGGTCCCCGACGTCGACCGTATGGTGCGCCTACTCGACACCAAACGCTGTTACTGCGAAAAACTCACCAATAAAGTCGTCGTAAAAGGCGGCAAACACAACGAAAAACTCTGGCGCGAGGGATTTCGCAACGCGATTCTCTGGCTCTATTAA
- the nudK gene encoding GDP-mannose pyrophosphatase NudK, translated as MHTPKIDIVEKKLLSDNHYRLERITFDYEKPDGTIERQYREAYDRGNGAAILLYNVANRTIILTRQFRMPTYLNGNPTGMMIEACAGLLEEDDPAECIRREAIEETGYEVREVRKVYETYMSPGSVTEILHLFIGEYLPEMKKGDGGGLESEHENIEVLELPFQRAMEMVENGDIRDAKTILLLQYAEMKKLFDQ; from the coding sequence ATGCACACGCCCAAGATCGACATCGTCGAAAAAAAGCTTCTGTCCGACAACCATTACCGCCTTGAACGCATCACGTTCGATTACGAAAAGCCCGACGGGACGATCGAACGACAGTACCGTGAGGCGTATGACCGTGGCAACGGAGCCGCCATCCTTTTGTATAATGTTGCCAACCGTACCATCATCCTCACCCGCCAATTCCGTATGCCGACCTACCTGAACGGCAACCCCACGGGCATGATGATCGAAGCCTGCGCCGGCCTGTTGGAAGAAGACGATCCGGCCGAATGCATCCGACGGGAAGCGATCGAGGAAACCGGCTATGAAGTCCGTGAAGTACGAAAGGTCTATGAAACTTACATGTCGCCCGGATCGGTGACCGAAATCCTCCATTTATTCATTGGTGAATACCTGCCGGAAATGAAAAAAGGGGACGGTGGTGGGCTCGAATCCGAACACGAGAATATCGAAGTACTCGAGCTGCCCTTCCAACGCGCGATGGAGATGGTGGAGAACGGCGACATCCGCGATGCCAAAACCATCCTACTGCTGCAATACGCCGAGATGAAGAAACTATTTGACCAATAA
- a CDS encoding nuclear transport factor 2 family protein — protein MPKTHVHLVKEAEERLLCAFIAGDADAIRNMVAPNITVVSAYGEFFLGVDNIPMSHVGVMRVHTIKVLQQHVTDYTSVVIVNTLEERKGVYRDIEFGSRMRTTRVWRFDGRAWRIVHGHIVQAE, from the coding sequence ATGCCAAAAACACACGTCCACCTCGTAAAGGAAGCCGAAGAGCGACTGCTATGCGCGTTCATAGCAGGTGATGCCGACGCGATTCGGAATATGGTAGCCCCCAACATTACCGTAGTAAGTGCATACGGCGAATTTTTCTTAGGCGTCGACAACATCCCAATGTCCCATGTCGGCGTTATGCGCGTCCATACCATTAAGGTCCTCCAGCAACACGTAACCGACTACACATCGGTGGTAATCGTCAATACACTCGAAGAACGAAAAGGCGTCTACCGCGACATCGAATTCGGTTCGCGCATGCGCACCACCCGCGTCTGGCGTTTCGATGGTCGTGCCTGGCGCATCGTCCACGGTCATATCGTACAGGCAGAATAA
- a CDS encoding DUF4249 family protein, with protein sequence MKRLFFCLALAALTFSSCEKVIDVDLDTAAPRLVIDAALEWQKGTEGSEQHIRLTTTAGYYDETVPTVSDAIVEVTAGSGATFSFTEENPGDYVCRNFVPVLNETYTLSVTSGGNTYTATETLFPVPDIGEVEQENDGGFLGDEIEVRFFYQDDPNALNYYVARFDTEVIPYPDFYSYSDEFFQGNRTFEFFSDEDLKAGDVVNFRLAGVSRRCQEYIQKLVTVAGNNQGPFGTPPATVRGNLVNTTEPAKYALGYFRVSEVDSASYTVQ encoded by the coding sequence ATGAAACGACTTTTCTTTTGCCTGGCATTGGCCGCACTGACGTTTTCATCCTGTGAGAAAGTAATTGATGTCGATCTCGACACCGCCGCACCACGTCTTGTCATAGATGCCGCACTCGAGTGGCAGAAAGGCACCGAGGGCAGCGAACAACATATCCGCCTTACCACTACAGCAGGCTATTACGACGAAACAGTTCCGACCGTATCCGACGCAATAGTTGAAGTTACGGCAGGCAGCGGTGCTACATTCAGTTTTACCGAAGAAAACCCGGGCGACTACGTATGCCGCAACTTCGTGCCGGTATTGAACGAGACGTATACCCTATCGGTAACAAGCGGTGGCAATACCTATACCGCTACCGAAACACTCTTCCCTGTACCTGACATCGGTGAGGTCGAACAGGAAAACGACGGAGGATTTCTCGGCGACGAAATTGAAGTCCGGTTTTTCTACCAGGACGATCCCAACGCGCTGAATTACTACGTTGCCCGTTTTGATACGGAAGTCATTCCCTACCCAGATTTTTATTCGTATTCGGATGAGTTCTTCCAGGGGAACCGCACCTTTGAGTTCTTTAGTGACGAAGACCTGAAAGCAGGCGATGTCGTCAACTTTCGACTGGCCGGCGTATCGCGCCGTTGCCAGGAATACATCCAAAAACTGGTTACGGTGGCGGGCAACAACCAAGGGCCTTTTGGAACGCCTCCTGCAACCGTACGGGGTAACCTGGTCAATACGACCGAACCTGCAAAATATGCCCTGGGGTATTTCAGGGTGTCGGAGGTCGACTCGGCAAGTTATACCGTCCAGTAG
- the uvrB gene encoding excinuclease ABC subunit UvrB, protein MRFQVVSDFQPMGDQPQAIASLARGIREGEKYQTLLGVTGSGKTFTIANVVQEVQRPTLVLAHNKTLAAQLYSEFKQFFPNNAIEYFVSYYDYYQPEAYMPVTGVYIEKDLSINEELEKMRLSTTSSLLSGRRDVLVVASVSCLYGIGNPVEFQKNVISVHSGQMVSRTNLLHRLVQALYSRTDADFTPGRFRIKGDTVEIFPGYADEPYRIHFFGDEIEEIEAFDPKTSLVIEKFDKLNIYPANMFVTSPDVLQRAIWDIQQDMVKQVDYFKSIGKHLEAKRLEERTTFDLEMIRELGYCSGIENYSRYLDGRLPGTRPFCLLDYFPKDFLMVVDESHVTVSQVHAMFGGDRSRKENLVEYGFRLPAAMDNRPLKFEEFEALQNQVIYVSATPAEYELQKSEGIYVEQIIRPTGLIDPVIEVRPSLNQIDDLIDEIQQRAEIDERTLVTTLTKRMAEELAKYLTKVGIRCRYIHSEVDTLERIEIMQDLRKGIFDVLIGVNLLREGLDLPEVSLVAILDADKEGFLRNNRSLTQTIGRAARNLNGKAIMYADKITDSMQRTIDETNYRRTKQLNYNATHNITPTALNKKLDNVFTRYSLVDAELSPEKAAAEPVDIYRSKGDVEKLIRDKRKAMEKAAKDLDFMQAARLRDEIKKLQGQLEE, encoded by the coding sequence ATGCGATTTCAAGTGGTTTCCGATTTCCAGCCCATGGGCGACCAACCGCAGGCAATTGCCTCATTGGCGCGTGGTATCCGCGAAGGCGAAAAATACCAGACCTTATTGGGCGTAACGGGTTCCGGAAAAACGTTTACGATTGCCAATGTGGTGCAGGAAGTCCAGCGCCCCACGCTCGTATTGGCCCATAACAAAACACTCGCTGCGCAATTGTATTCGGAGTTCAAGCAGTTTTTCCCGAACAACGCCATTGAGTATTTTGTTTCCTACTACGACTACTACCAACCGGAAGCGTATATGCCGGTCACGGGTGTGTATATTGAAAAAGACCTTTCCATTAACGAGGAGTTGGAGAAGATGCGACTCAGCACCACCTCTTCCCTCCTATCCGGCCGACGGGACGTGTTGGTCGTGGCATCGGTGTCGTGCCTGTATGGTATCGGCAACCCGGTGGAGTTCCAGAAAAATGTCATCTCGGTACATAGTGGCCAGATGGTGTCGCGGACCAATTTACTCCACCGACTCGTCCAGGCCCTGTATTCCCGAACAGATGCGGATTTCACGCCCGGTCGTTTCCGCATCAAGGGCGACACGGTCGAGATCTTTCCGGGCTATGCCGACGAACCCTATCGCATCCACTTTTTTGGGGATGAGATTGAGGAAATCGAAGCGTTTGACCCAAAGACCTCCCTCGTCATCGAGAAATTCGACAAACTCAACATCTACCCGGCCAATATGTTTGTGACGTCACCGGATGTGTTGCAGCGGGCGATATGGGACATCCAGCAGGATATGGTAAAACAGGTCGACTACTTCAAATCCATCGGAAAACACCTCGAAGCCAAACGATTGGAGGAACGGACGACATTTGACCTTGAAATGATCCGGGAACTGGGCTATTGCTCCGGCATCGAAAATTACTCGCGTTACCTCGACGGACGCCTTCCGGGAACACGGCCCTTTTGCCTCCTCGACTATTTCCCGAAAGACTTCCTGATGGTCGTCGACGAAAGCCACGTCACGGTGTCACAGGTGCACGCCATGTTCGGCGGCGATCGTAGCAGGAAGGAAAATTTGGTGGAATATGGATTCCGCTTGCCGGCGGCGATGGACAACCGTCCGTTGAAATTCGAGGAGTTCGAAGCACTGCAGAACCAGGTGATATATGTCTCGGCTACCCCGGCGGAATACGAATTGCAGAAATCGGAAGGGATTTATGTGGAACAGATCATCCGCCCAACCGGACTCATCGACCCAGTCATTGAAGTGCGCCCGAGCCTCAACCAGATCGACGACCTGATCGATGAAATCCAACAACGGGCCGAGATCGACGAACGCACCCTCGTGACGACGCTTACCAAACGGATGGCCGAAGAACTCGCCAAATACCTGACGAAAGTAGGCATCCGTTGCCGCTACATCCACTCAGAAGTGGATACACTCGAGCGTATCGAAATCATGCAGGATTTACGAAAAGGAATATTCGACGTACTGATTGGCGTGAACCTTTTGCGGGAAGGACTCGACCTTCCGGAGGTGTCATTGGTCGCCATTCTCGATGCCGACAAAGAAGGCTTCCTTCGCAACAACCGTTCGCTTACCCAGACCATCGGACGGGCAGCCCGTAACCTGAACGGCAAGGCCATCATGTATGCCGACAAAATCACCGACAGCATGCAACGGACGATCGACGAAACCAACTACCGCCGGACGAAGCAGCTCAACTACAACGCTACGCACAACATTACCCCAACCGCGCTCAATAAGAAACTTGATAATGTCTTCACGCGCTACAGCCTGGTCGATGCAGAACTGTCGCCGGAGAAAGCGGCCGCAGAACCCGTCGATATCTACCGTTCGAAGGGCGATGTCGAAAAGCTCATCCGCGACAAACGGAAAGCGATGGAAAAAGCGGCGAAAGACCTCGACTTCATGCAGGCCGCCCGCCTTCGTGATGAAATCAAAAAGCTGCAGGGACAACTGGAGGAATAG
- the sucC gene encoding ADP-forming succinate--CoA ligase subunit beta: protein MNIHEYQGKEILAGYGVRVQRGIVANNPAEAVAAAKQLTAETGTGWHVVKAQIHAGGRGKGGGVKLAKNLQQVEELAEQIIGMNLVTPQTPPEGKKVHKVLIAEDVYYPGESETSEFYMSVLLNRAKGRNMIMYSTEGGMDIEEVAEHHPDKIFTVEIDPAVGLQAFQARKIAFDLGLSGNAFKEMVKFVDALYNAYIGSDASMFEINPVLKTSDNKILAVDAKVNIDDNALYRQAKIAEMRDVREENPIEVEAKEVGLNYVDLDGTVGCMVNGAGLAMATMDLIKYAGFEPANFLDVGGTADAKRVETAFRIILRDPNVKAILINIFGGIVRCDRVAQGVIDAYKNMGDTIKVPIIVRLQGTNAELAKEMIDNSGMPILSAVQFQEAADQVKAALS from the coding sequence ATGAACATACACGAATACCAAGGTAAGGAGATCCTCGCGGGCTACGGCGTGCGCGTGCAGCGCGGGATCGTGGCGAACAATCCTGCGGAAGCCGTTGCGGCCGCGAAGCAACTCACGGCAGAGACCGGCACCGGCTGGCATGTGGTGAAGGCGCAGATCCATGCCGGAGGGCGTGGCAAAGGCGGTGGCGTGAAGCTGGCGAAGAACCTTCAGCAAGTGGAGGAACTGGCCGAGCAGATCATCGGCATGAACCTGGTGACGCCGCAAACACCGCCGGAAGGCAAGAAAGTGCATAAAGTGCTGATTGCCGAGGATGTGTATTACCCTGGTGAGAGTGAGACATCGGAATTCTATATGTCGGTATTGCTCAACCGTGCGAAAGGACGGAACATGATCATGTATTCGACCGAAGGCGGTATGGATATCGAAGAAGTAGCGGAGCACCATCCGGACAAGATCTTCACTGTGGAAATCGACCCGGCCGTGGGGCTGCAGGCGTTCCAGGCGCGGAAGATTGCGTTTGACCTCGGACTTTCGGGCAATGCCTTCAAGGAAATGGTGAAGTTCGTGGATGCATTGTACAATGCCTACATCGGCAGCGACGCCTCGATGTTTGAAATCAACCCGGTGTTGAAGACATCCGATAATAAAATCCTTGCAGTTGATGCGAAAGTAAACATCGACGATAATGCGTTGTACCGTCAGGCGAAAATCGCTGAGATGCGCGACGTGCGTGAGGAGAACCCGATTGAAGTGGAGGCGAAGGAAGTAGGCCTGAACTATGTAGACCTCGACGGTACGGTAGGATGTATGGTAAACGGCGCCGGACTTGCGATGGCGACGATGGACCTTATCAAATATGCGGGCTTTGAGCCGGCGAACTTCCTTGACGTGGGCGGAACTGCGGATGCGAAACGTGTGGAAACGGCCTTCCGTATCATTTTGCGTGATCCGAACGTAAAGGCGATCCTGATCAACATCTTTGGTGGTATCGTTCGTTGTGACCGTGTGGCGCAGGGTGTAATCGATGCGTATAAGAACATGGGCGACACCATTAAAGTGCCGATCATTGTACGTCTTCAGGGAACGAATGCCGAATTAGCGAAAGAAATGATCGACAATTCGGGTATGCCGATTTTGTCGGCGGTTCAGTTCCAGGAAGCAGCGGACCAGGTAAAAGCGGCGTTGAGTTAA